A genomic stretch from Juglans microcarpa x Juglans regia isolate MS1-56 chromosome 3S, Jm3101_v1.0, whole genome shotgun sequence includes:
- the LOC121258705 gene encoding protein NRT1/ PTR FAMILY 4.3-like, giving the protein METAGVMSEEAMVDWRGRSTSINPSKHGGMRAAGFVLGLQAFEIMAIAAVGNNLITYLINEMHFSLSKSANIVTNFVGTVFLLALLGGYLSDSYLGSFWTMLIFGFVELSGFILLSVQAHLPQLKPPPCNMLSDGEQYCTEAKEMKALIFFVALYLVALGSGCVKPNMIAHGGDQFNQDNPKQSKKLSSYFNAAYFAFSLGELIALTILVWVQTHSGMDVGFGVSAAAMAMGLISLVSGTLYYRNKPPQGSIFTPIAQVFVAAILKRKLQVCSSNRRMLHGSHNKVPNNVILSSDTGSILLHTEKFRFLDRACIEIHDGAHSEESRWRLCTVTQVQQVKILISVVPIFACTIVFNTILAQLQTFSVQQGSAMDTRLTKSFNIPPASLQSIPYIMLIFLVPVYDTFLVPFARKFTGHDSGIAPLQRIGFGLFFVAFSMVSAAIMEKKRRDAAVNLNQKLSIFWITPQFLIFGLSEMFTAVGLIEFFYKQSLKGTKAFLTAMTYCSYSFGFYLSSLLVSMVNKITSSSSNGGWLHENDLNTDRLDLFYWLLAALSFLNFLNYLFWSRWFSKSSCPPSTLKHAAHAEDYPPAYSFNTAKHDVGAVDHNIP; this is encoded by the exons ATGGAAACGGCTGGAGTAATGAGTGAAGAGGCCATGGTTGATTGGAGAGGGAGATCAACCTCCATTAATCCTAGCAAACATGGTGGGATGAGAGCTGCTGGTTTTGTCCTTG GGCTACAAGCGTTTGAGATAATGGCCATAGCTGCTGTTGGGAACAACCTCATAACATACTTGATTAACGAGATGCACTTCTCTTTGTCCAAGTCTGCCAACATAGTGACAAACTTTGTCGGAACTGTCTTTCTCCTGGCGCTCCTTGGCGGCTATCTTTCAGATTCTTATCTTGGGAGTTTTTGGACCATGCTCATCTTTGGTTTTGTTGAACTTTCT GGTTTCATATTACTCTCGGTTCAAGCCCATCTTCCCCAATTAAAGCCACCACCGTGTAACATGCTGTCTGATGGAGAACAATATTGTACGGAAGCAAAGGAGATGAAAGCTTTGATATTCTTTGTAGCACTCTACTTAGTTGCATTAGGGAGTGGATGTGTTAAACCCAACATGATTGCTCATGGGGGTGATCAGTTCAACCAAGATAATCCCAAACAATCCAAGAAGCTCTCCTCCTACTTCAATGCTGCCTATTTCGCGTTCTCTTTGGGCGAACTTATTGCCCTTACAATTCTTGTGTGGGTCCAAACTCATTCCGGAATGGACGTAGGCTTTGGAGTCTCGGCTGCTGCTATGGCTATGGGATTAATCAGCTTGGTCTCTGGTACTTTATATTACCGGAACAAGCCCCCTCAAGGAAGCATTTTCACCCCCATTGCTCAA GTTTTTGTGgctgcaattttaaaaagaaagctGCAAGTTTGTTCATCTAACAGACGAATGCTTCACGGAAGCCATAACAAGGTGCCAAATAACGTTATCTTGTCTTCTGATACTGGCAGCATTCTCCTTCACACTGAAAAGTTCAG GTTCTTGGACAGAGCTTGCATCGAAATCCACGACGGGGCTCATTCAGAGGAAAGCCGATGGAGATTGTGCACGGTTACTCAAGTGCAGCAAGTGAAGATTCTGATCTCAGTTGTTCCGATCTTTGCATGCACCATCGTTTTCAATACCATTTTAGCCCAACTCCAAACATTCTCAGTCCAACAAGGAAGTGCAATGGATACAAGACTCACAAAATCCTTCAACATTCCACCAGCTTCACTTCAATCCATCCCCTACATAATGCTCATCTTTCTAGTCCCTGTCTATGACACTTTTTTAGTCCCTTTTGCCAGAAAATTCACGGGGCACGACTCTGGAATTGCCCCTTTACAGCGGATAGGCTTCGGCCTGTTTTTTGTAGCATTTTCAATGGTTTCAGCTGCCAtaatggagaagaagagaagggatGCTGCGGTAAATCTAAACCAAAAACTATCCATTTTCTGGATCACCCCTCAATTCTTAATCTTTGGATTATCGGAAATGTTTACGGCCGTAGGCctcattgaatttttttacaaacaatCCTTGAAAGGGACGAAAGCATTTTTAACAGCCATGACATATTGCTCCTACTCATTTGGGTTCTATCTGAGCTCCTTACTGGTTTCAATGGTGAATAAGATCACCTCAAGTTCCTCAAATGGCGGTTGGCTCCATGAAAATGATCTCAACACAGACAGGCTAGATCTTTTCTACTGGCTCCTGGCAGCCCTTAGCTTTCTAAACTTCCTCAATTATCTCTTTTGGTCCAGGTGGTTTTCTAAGAGCTCATGCCCACCAAGCACCTTAAAACATGCGGCTCATGCAGAGGATTATCCCCCAGCTTATAGCTTCAACACCGCAAAACATGACGTTGGAGCTGTTGATCATAATATTCCTTGA